From Camelina sativa cultivar DH55 chromosome 20, Cs, whole genome shotgun sequence, the proteins below share one genomic window:
- the LOC104770193 gene encoding lipase-like isoform X1: protein MGQQKRWLFLLAIFACLLSFSSGSRGVLKLKSDDDDRPVYNHTLAITLVEYASAVYESDLTKLFMWTCERCNGFTKGFEVIEIIFDVEHCLQAYVGVAKNLNAIIIAFRGTQEHSIQNWVSDLFWKQLDLNYPDMPDAMVHHGFYSAYHNTTVRPAVLDAIKRAKKSYGANINIIVTGHSMGGAMASFCGLDLVVNEGEENVQVMTFGQPRVGNAAFASYYSLLVPNTFRITHDRDMVPHLPPYYFHFPQKTYHHFPTEVWVKDFTFSNFVLFGLEKVCDNTGEDPTCSRSVRGTSIQDHLRYFGVELMCETWRQCSIVMNHDMDKYSKKDSKGNILLSRTVPPPAYAIKTSSLSKTGISGP from the exons ATGGGACAACAAAAGAGATGGTTGTTCTTGCTGGCAATTTTTGCTTGTCTTCTTTCCTTTTCATCTGGTAGTAGAGGTG TACTCAAGTTAAAgagcgatgatgatgatcgacCTGTTTACAACCATACGCTTGCCATAACACTTGTCGAGTATGCTTCTGCG GTCTATGAGTCCGATTTGACAAAACTCTTCATGTGGACGTGTGAAAGATGCAATGGTTTTACAAAG GGTTTCGAAGTAATAGAGATAATATTTGACGTTGAGCACTGCTTACAG GCATATGTTGGGGTGGCTAAGAATTTGAATGCTATCATTATTGCATTTCGGGGAACTCAAGAACACAG CATACAAAATTGGGTCTCAGACTTATTTTGGAAACAGCTCGATCTGAACTACCCTGATATGCCAGATGCAATG GTACACCATGGCTTTTACAGTGCTTATCACAATACAACTGTACGACCTGCAGTTTTGGATGCAATAAAACGAGCAAAGAAATCCTATGGAGCGAACATTAACATCATAGTCACTGGTCATTCAATGGGAGGAGCCATGGCCTCCTTTTGTGGGCTAGACCTAGTT GTaaatgaaggagaagaaaacgTACAGGTTATGACATTTGGGCAACCTCGTGTTGGGAATGCCGCTTTTGCATCTTATTACAGTTTGCTTGTGCCTAATACCTTCCGAATCACGCATGACCGTGATATGGTCCCTCATCTGCCTCCTTATTATTTCCATTTCCCCCAAAAAACATACCACCATTTCCCAACAGAG GTGTGGGTGAAAGATTTcactttttcaaattttgttctttttggtttggaaAAAGTTTGTGACAACACTGGTGAAGATCCTACTTGCAGCAG aTCGGTGAGGGGAACTAGCATTCAAGACCATTTAAGGTACTTTGGGGTAGAGTTGATGTGTGAAACTTGGAGACAATGCAGCATAGTAATGAACCATGATATGGACAAGTACAGCAAGAAAGATTCAAAGGGTAATATATTGCTGTCTCGGACAGTTCCTCCTCCTGCATACGCCATCAAAACAAGTAGTCTATCAAAAACTGGAATCTCTGGTCCATAG
- the LOC104770195 gene encoding E3 ubiquitin-protein ligase MIEL1: MEASPNDRLHFGKMGFGCHHYRRRCQIRAPCCNEVFDCRHCHNESTSTLRNIYDRHDLVRQDVKQVICSVCDTEQPATQLCSNCGVNMGEYFCDICKFYDDDTEKGQFHCDDCGICRVGGRENFFHCNKCGSCYAIALRNNHRCVENSMRHHCPICYEYLFDSLKDTNVMKCGHTMHQECYQEMLKRDKYCCPICSRSVIDMSKTWQRLDEEIEATAMPSDYRDKKVWILCNDCNDTTEVNFHIIGQKCGHCRSYNTRAISPPVLPQ, from the exons ATGGAAGCTTCACCCAATGATCGACTTCATTTTGGCAAAATGGGTTTCgg GTGTCACCATTACAGGAGGAGATGCCAAATCAGAGCTCCATGTTGCAACGAAGTCTTCGATTGTCGCCATTGTCACAACGAGAGCACT aGCACATTGCGTAATATCTACGACCGTCATGATCTTGTTCGCCAAGACGTTAAACAA GTGATTTGCTCTGTTTGCGATACAGAGCAGCCG GCAACTCAACTTTGTTCGAATTGTGGTGTCAACATGGGAGAATACTTTTGCGATATCTGCAAAttctatgatgatgat ACTGAAAAAGGACAGTTCCATTGTGATGACTGTGGAATTTGCAG AGTTGGTGGGCGTGAGAACTTCTTCCATTGCAACAAGTGTG GATCTTGTTATGCGATTGCTCTGCGCAACAACCATCGCTGCGTTGAGAATTCAATGCGACATCACTGTCCCATTTGTTACGAG TAcctttttgactctctaaaggACACAAATGTGATGAAATGCGGACACACAATGCACCAAGAATGCTACCAAGAGATGCTCAAGCGTGACAA GTATTGTTGTCCGATTTGCTCGAGGTCAGTGATTGACATGTCAAAAACATGGCAGAGACTGGATGAAGAG ATTGAAGCTACTGCTATGCCTTCGGACTACCGCGACAAGAAG GTTTGGATACTATGCAACGACTGTAATGACACAACAGAAGTGAACTTCCACATAATCGGACAGAAATGTGGGCATTGTCGATCTTACAACACACGAGCGATTTCCCCTCCTGTTCTTCCTCAATGA
- the LOC104770193 gene encoding lipase-like isoform X2 has protein sequence MGQQKRWLFLLAIFACLLSFSSGSRVLKLKSDDDDRPVYNHTLAITLVEYASAVYESDLTKLFMWTCERCNGFTKGFEVIEIIFDVEHCLQAYVGVAKNLNAIIIAFRGTQEHSIQNWVSDLFWKQLDLNYPDMPDAMVHHGFYSAYHNTTVRPAVLDAIKRAKKSYGANINIIVTGHSMGGAMASFCGLDLVVNEGEENVQVMTFGQPRVGNAAFASYYSLLVPNTFRITHDRDMVPHLPPYYFHFPQKTYHHFPTEVWVKDFTFSNFVLFGLEKVCDNTGEDPTCSRSVRGTSIQDHLRYFGVELMCETWRQCSIVMNHDMDKYSKKDSKGNILLSRTVPPPAYAIKTSSLSKTGISGP, from the exons ATGGGACAACAAAAGAGATGGTTGTTCTTGCTGGCAATTTTTGCTTGTCTTCTTTCCTTTTCATCTGGTAGTAGAG TACTCAAGTTAAAgagcgatgatgatgatcgacCTGTTTACAACCATACGCTTGCCATAACACTTGTCGAGTATGCTTCTGCG GTCTATGAGTCCGATTTGACAAAACTCTTCATGTGGACGTGTGAAAGATGCAATGGTTTTACAAAG GGTTTCGAAGTAATAGAGATAATATTTGACGTTGAGCACTGCTTACAG GCATATGTTGGGGTGGCTAAGAATTTGAATGCTATCATTATTGCATTTCGGGGAACTCAAGAACACAG CATACAAAATTGGGTCTCAGACTTATTTTGGAAACAGCTCGATCTGAACTACCCTGATATGCCAGATGCAATG GTACACCATGGCTTTTACAGTGCTTATCACAATACAACTGTACGACCTGCAGTTTTGGATGCAATAAAACGAGCAAAGAAATCCTATGGAGCGAACATTAACATCATAGTCACTGGTCATTCAATGGGAGGAGCCATGGCCTCCTTTTGTGGGCTAGACCTAGTT GTaaatgaaggagaagaaaacgTACAGGTTATGACATTTGGGCAACCTCGTGTTGGGAATGCCGCTTTTGCATCTTATTACAGTTTGCTTGTGCCTAATACCTTCCGAATCACGCATGACCGTGATATGGTCCCTCATCTGCCTCCTTATTATTTCCATTTCCCCCAAAAAACATACCACCATTTCCCAACAGAG GTGTGGGTGAAAGATTTcactttttcaaattttgttctttttggtttggaaAAAGTTTGTGACAACACTGGTGAAGATCCTACTTGCAGCAG aTCGGTGAGGGGAACTAGCATTCAAGACCATTTAAGGTACTTTGGGGTAGAGTTGATGTGTGAAACTTGGAGACAATGCAGCATAGTAATGAACCATGATATGGACAAGTACAGCAAGAAAGATTCAAAGGGTAATATATTGCTGTCTCGGACAGTTCCTCCTCCTGCATACGCCATCAAAACAAGTAGTCTATCAAAAACTGGAATCTCTGGTCCATAG
- the LOC104770196 gene encoding divinyl chlorophyllide a 8-vinyl-reductase, chloroplastic-like — MSLCSSFNVFASYTPKPKTIFKNSIFVSQFQVKSSPLASTFQIHGSSTNLKFSRARLKPISSLVDSGVSETPTSSSFRNKSPKDVNVLVVGSTGYIGRFVVKELIKRGFNVIAVAREKSGIRGKNDKEETLKQLQGANVCFSDVTDLDVLEKTIENLGFGVDVVVSCLASRNGGIKDSWKIDYEATKNSLLAGKKFGAKHFVLLSAICVQKPLLEFQRAKLKFEAELMDLAESKDSSFTYSIVRPTAFFKSLGGQVEIVKDGKPYVMFGDGKLCACKPISEQDLASFISDCVLEENKINQVLPIGGPGKALTPLEQGEILFKILGREPKFLKVPIEIMDFVIGVLDSIAKIFPSVGEAAEFGKIGRYYAAESMLILDPETGEYSEEKTPSYGKDTLEDFFEKVIREGMAGQELGEQFF; from the coding sequence ATGTCACTTTGTTCTTCCTTCAACGTATTCGCTTCCTACAcaccaaaacccaaaaccatCTTCAAAAATTCCATCTTTGTTTCACAATTTCAGGTAAAGTCATCTCCTTTAGCTTCAACATTCCAAATCCATGGATCCTCAACGAATCTTAAGTTTAGTAGAGCGAGACTCAAACCAATTTCATCTCTAGTAGACTCGGGAGTTTCAGAAACCCCTACATCGTCTTCCTTCAGGAACAAAAGCCCTAAAGATGTAAACGTTTTAGTGGTTGGTTCAACTGGTTACATAGGTAGATTCGTAGTGAAAGAGCTGATCAAAAGAGGGTTCAATGTGATTGCTGTTGCGAGAGAGAAGAGTGGGATTAGAGGAAAGAACGACAAGGAAGAGACTTTAAAGCAATTACAAGGCGCCAATGTGTGTTTCTCTGATGTTACTGATttagatgttttagagaaaacGATTGAGAATCTTGGTTTtggtgttgatgttgttgtgtcCTGTCTCGCTAGTCGTAATGGAGGGATTAAAGATTCTTGGAAGATTGATTACGAAGCTACCAAGAACAGTCTCTTAGCTGGTAAGAAGTTTGGTGCTAAGCATTTCGTTTTGCTTTCTGCGATTTGTGTGCAGAAGCCTTTATTGGAGTTTCAGAGAGCGAAACTGAAGTTCGAAGCAGAGTTGATGGATTTAGCTGAGAGTAAAGACTCGAGCTTTACTTACAGCATTGTGAGACCAACGGCTTTTTTCAAGAGTTTAGGTGGTCAAGTTGAGATTGTGAAAGATGGGAAACCTTATGTGATGTTCGGAGATGGTAAGCTATGCGCTTGTAAACCGATCAGCGAACAGGACTTAGCATCGTTTATATCGGATTGTGTGTTGGAAGAGAACAAGATCAATCAGGTTTTGCCAATTGGTGGACCAGGGAAGGCGTTAACACCTCTGGAGCAAGGAGAGATTCTGTTTAAGATTCTTGGCAGAGAGCCTAAGTTCTTGAAAGTACCTATCGAGATCATGGACTTTGTGATTGGTGTTCTTGATTCTATCGCAAAGATCTTTCCTTCCGTTGGAGAGGCAGCTGAGTTTGGGAAGATTGGGAGGTATTACGCCGCAGAGAGTATGTTGATTCTTGATCCAGAGACTGGAGAATATAGCGAGGAGAAGACACCTAGTTACGGGAAAGACACGCTTGAAGATTTCTTTGAGAAAGTGATCAGAGAAGGAATGGCTGGTCAAGAACTCGGCGAACAGTTCTTCTAG
- the LOC104770194 gene encoding lipase-like, translating to MGQQKRWLFLLAIFACLLSFSSGSRVLKLKSDDGRPVYNHTLAITLVEYTSAVYMSDLSELFTWTCERCNGLTKGFEVIEIIVDVEHCLQAYVGVAKDLNAIIIAFRGTQEHSIQNWVSDLFWKQLDLNYPDMPDAMVHHGFYSAYHNTTVRPAVLEAVKRAKESHGANLNIMVTGHSMGAAMASFCALDLVVNEGEENVQVMTFGQPRVGNAAFASYYSLLVPNTFRIIHDHDIVPHLPPYYHLFPQKTYHHFPTEVWVTDLSILNIVLFGVEKVCDNTGEDPTCSRSVMGTSISDHLTYFGVELMGETWRQCNIVMGHEMESYSRKDSKGNIFLSRTTPSTEVTEAKTLGKTGISSL from the exons ATGGGACAACAAAAGAGATGGTTGTTCTTGCTGGCAATTTTTGcttgtcttctttctttttcatctgGTAGTAGAG TACTCAAGTTAAAGAGCGATGATGGTCGGCCTGTTTACAACCATACGCTTGCCATAACACTTGTTGAGTATACTTCTGCG GTCTATATGTCTGATTTGTCAGAACTCTTCACTTGGACATGCGAAAGATGCAATGGTTTGACAAAG GGTTTCGAGGTTATAGAGATAATAGTTGACGTCGAGCACTGCTTACAG GCATATGTTGGTGTGGCTAAGGATCTGAATGCTATCATCATTGCATTTCGTGGAACTCAAGAACACAG CATACAAAATTGGGTCTCAGACTTATTCTGGAAACAGCTCGATCTAAATTACCCTGATATGCCAGATGCAATG GTGCACCATGGCTTTTATAGTGCTTATCACAATACAACTGTACGGCCTGCAGTTTTGGAAGCAGTAAAACGAGCGAAGGAATCCCATGGGGCGAACCTCAACATCATGGTGACTGGTCATTCAATGGGAGCAGCCATGGCTTCCTTTTGTGCGCTAGACCTAGTT GTaaatgaaggagaagaaaacgTACAGGTTATGACATTTGGGCAACCTCGTGTTGGGAATGCTGCTTTTGCATCTTATTACAGTTTGCTTGTGCCTAATACCTTCCGAATTATACATGACCATGATATAGTTCCTCATTTGCCTCCTTACTATCATCTTTTTCCTCAAAAAACATACCACCACTTCCCAACAGAG GTGTGGGTGACAGATCTCAGTATATTGAATATAGTTCTTTTTGGTGTGGAGAAAGTTTGTGACAACACCGGTGAAGATCCTACATGCAGCAG ATCGGTAATGGGAACTAGCATATCCGACCATTTGACCTACTTTGGAGTGGAGTTGATGGGTGAGACTTGGAGACAATGCAACATAGTGATGGGCCATGAGATGGAGAGTTACAGTAGGAAAGATTCAAAGGGTAATATATTCCTGTCGCGGACAACTCCTTCCACAGAGGTAACTGAAGCGAAAACTCTAGGCAAAACCGGAATCTCTAGTCTATAG
- the LOC109131336 gene encoding uncharacterized protein LOC109131336, translated as MGGMCMSSCCGGGDDNSSSLLTHLVIIVVICLSLMAVCTSNERRTAVRVVRCR; from the coding sequence ATGGGTGGGATGTGTATGTCTTCGtgttgtggtggtggtgacgATAATAGTTCCAGTCTATTAACACATCTCGTCATAATTGTTGTCATCTGTCTCTCTCTCATGGCTGTCTGTACCTCCAACGAACGCCGTACAGCCGTTCGTGTCGTCCGGTGCCGTTGA
- the LOC104770197 gene encoding inactive beta-amylase 9, with product MEVSVIGNPQTRICRAELAYRELGFRFGSVVTSDESRNNVTFLSQSSNFKDLSIRCSSRSVKCEAIVSDGVPFLKSTPNSKSLESVKLFVGLPLDTVSECNNVNHLKAITAGLKALKLLGVEGIELPIFWGVVEKQASGKYDWSGYLAVAEIVKKVGLKLHASLSFHGSVNPGIGLPDWVEKIGEAEPGVFFTDRYGKQYKECLSFAVDDVPVLDGKTPMEVYRGFCESFKSVFSDYMGNTITGITLGLGPDGELRYPSHQHDAKPSGAGEFQCYDKHMLSALKGYAESTGNPLWGLGGPHDAPAYDQQPHSSSFFSDGGSWESQYGDFFLSWYSSLLTSHADHVLSVASSAFSGIGVPICGKLPLLHQWNKLRSQPSELTAGFYSPNGQDRYEAIAEIFAKNSCRMIIPGMDLSDEHQSPESLSSPESLLAHLKTACKKQGVVVSGQNSSAPVPGGFERIVENLKDENAGIDLFTYQRMGALFFSPEHFHAFTVFVRNLSQFELTSYDQAAEVETKTVNIGSGTGAPSLQTA from the exons atggaagtttcAGTGATTGGAAACCCACAAACGAGGATCTGCAGAGCTGAATTAGCTTACAGAGAACTCGGATTTAGGTTCGGGTCCGTTGTAACCTCAGACGAATCGAGAAATAATGTTACTTTCTTGAGCCAAAGCTCGAATTTCAAGGATCTCTCGATCCGTTGCTCTTCCAGATCTGTCAAATGCGAAGCCATCGTCTCCGATGGAGTCCCGTTTCTTAAATCCACTCCAAATTCTAAATCG CTTGAGAGCGTGAAGTTATTCGTTGGGCTTCCGCTAGACACAGTTTCAGAATGTAACAACGTGAACCACTTGAAAGCCATCACAGCTGGGCTCAAAGCTTTGAAGCTACTTGGTGTTGAAGGCATTGAGTTACCAATCTTTTGGGGAGTGGTTGAGAAACAAGCTTCAGGGAAATATGATTGGTCTGGTTACTTAGCAGTTGCTGAGATTGTTAAGAAGGTTGGACTCAAGCTTCACGCTTCGCTCTCTTTCCATGGATCGGTAAACCCGGGTATTGGTCTACCTGACTGGGTGGAAAAGATTGGTGAAGCTGAGCCAGGGGTCTTTTTTACGGACAGATATGGGAAACAGTACAAAGAGTGTTTGTCGTTTGCAGTTGATGATGTTCCTGTTCTTGATGGGAAGACACCTATGGAAGTTTACAGAGGTTTCTGTGAGAGTTTCAAGTCTGTTTTCTCTGATTACATGGGCAACACTATCACG GGAATCACATTAGGTTTGGGACCTGACGGTGAGTTAAGATACCCTTCTCATCAACACGACGCCAAGCCCTCTGGCGCAGGAGAGTTCCAGTGTTATGACAAACACATGCTCTCCGCTCTCAAAGGCTACGCTGAATCCACAGGAAACCCTCTATGGGGACTTGGTGGTCCACACGATGCTCCTGCTTACGATCAACAGCCTcattcctcttccttcttctcagaCGGCGGGTCTTGGGAATCTCAGTATGGTGATTTCTTCTTGTCTTGGTACTCGTCTCTTCTCACATCCCACGCAGACCATGTCCTCTCTGTTGCTTCATCTGCATTTAGCGGAATTGGAGTGCCTATATGTGGGAAGCTACCTCTCTTACACCAATGGAACAAGCTAAGATCTCAACCTTCCGAGTTAACAGCTGGATTCTACAGCCCTAATGGTCAAGACAGGTACGAAGCTATCGCGGAGATCTTCGCAAAGAACTCTTGTAGAATGATAATACCGGGAATGGATCTATCTGATGAGCATCAGTCACCTGAGTCTCTCTCAAGCCCCGAATCATTACTTGCCCACCTCAAAACAGCCTGCAAGAAACAAGGCGTGGTTGTTTCAGGGCAAAACTCGTCTGCTCCGGTTCCTGGTGGGTTCGAGAGAATCGTTGAGAATCTGAAGGATGAGAATGCAGGAATTGATCTGTTCACTTACCAGAGAATGGGAGCACTTTTCTTCTCCCCAGAGCATTTCCATGCTTTCACAGTCTTTGTCCGGAACCTGAGTCAATTTGAGTTGACCTCATACGATCAAGCAGCAGAGGTTGAAACCAAGACAGTGAACATAGGTTCAGGCACTGGTGCACCTAGTTTGCAGACCGCTTGA
- the LOC104770198 gene encoding tubby-like F-box protein 11 has translation MTLRSLILEMRSRPHRVVHDLAAAAAADSTTHGSSQDHRWSELPEELLREILIRVEAADGGEWPSRRSVVACAGVCRSWRLLMNETVAVPQISSKLTFPISLKQPGPRNSLVQCFIKRNRVTQSYHLYLGLTNSLTDDGKFLLAACKLKHTTCTDYIISLRSDDMSRRSQAYVGKVRSNFLGTKFTVFDGNLLPSTGATKLRKSRSSSNPAKVSSKVPLGSYPVAHITYELNVLGSRGPRKMQCLMDTIPTSAMESQGVASEPSEFPFLGTRSTFSRSQSKPLRSSSSHLKETPLVLSNKTPRWHEQLRCWCLNFHGRVTVASVKNFQLVAAAAPTSVSGGGMGSSPERQNERIILQFGKVGKDMFTMDYGYPISAFQAFAICLSSFETRIACE, from the exons ATGACCTTACGTAGCTTAATCCTTGAGATGCGCTCGAGGCCACATCGTGTGGTCCATGATCTTGCCGCAGCTGCAGCTGCCGATTCAACAACTCATGGGTCATCGCAAGATCACCGTTGGTCAGAGCTCCCTGAAGAGCTTTTAAGGGAGATTCTGATTCGGGTCGAGGCAGCTGACGGTGGCGAATGGCCTTCACGACGTAGCGTGGTGGCTTGCGCCGGCGTTTGCCGTAGCTGGCGGTTACTTATGAACGAAACCGTCGCTGTCCCGCAGATCTCTTCTAAGTTGACTTTTCCAATCTCTCTCAAGCAG CCTGGTCCAAGGAATTCTCTGGTTCAGTGTTTCATCAAACGTAATCGAGTTACACAATCGTATCATCTATATCTTGGATTAACCAACT CATTAACGGATGATGGTAAGTTTCTGCTTGCTGCTTGTAAGTTGAAGCACACAACTTGCACTGATTACATTATCTCTTTGCGTTCTGATGATATGTCCAGGAGAAGCCAAGCCTATGTTGGTAAAGTGAG ATCAAACTTCCTAGGAACGAAATTCACAGTCTTTGATGGAAACCTGCTGCCATCAACGGGAGCCACAAAGTTGAGAAAGAGCCGATCTTCTTCTAATCCTGCAAAAGTCTCATCAAAAGTTCCTCTTGGAAGTTACCCTGTCGCTCATATCACATACGAGCTGAATGTGTTAGGATCACG GGGACCAAGAAAGATGCAGTGTCTAATGGACACAATACCTACAAGCGCAATGGAGTCCCAAGGAGTAGCTTCGGAACCATCAGAGTTTCCATTCCTCGGTACTCGGTCAACTTTCTCCAGGTCTCAATCAAAACCATTGCGGAGCAGCTCTAGCCACTTGAAAGAAACACCATTAGTGCTGAGTAACAAGACACCACGGTGGCACGAGCAGCTACGTTGTTGGTGCTTGAATTTCCATGGCCGTGTCACAGTGGCTTCAGTGAAGAACTTTCAGCTGGTGGCGGCGGCAGCACCTACCAGTGTCAGTGGCGGTGGCATGGGGTCGTCACCGGAGAGGCAGAACGAGCGAATAATACTGCAGTTTGGGAAAGTCGGGAAAGATATGTTCACGATGGACTATGGATACCCTATCTCAGCTTTCCAGGCGTTTGCCATTTGCTTGAGCAGCTTTGAGACTAGAATCGCTTGTGAatga